Proteins from a genomic interval of Zingiber officinale cultivar Zhangliang chromosome 1B, Zo_v1.1, whole genome shotgun sequence:
- the LOC122031286 gene encoding pectate lyase-like, with product MELYVKFFSFSLLVLASAALSYAHIAVFDDYWAKRAAEARNNTLNAYVSDPGTVVNNFNAGSANLSTRRSLRGKGKSDGPCLATNPIDRCWRCRDDWASDRKRLARCAKGFGRTALGGVQGQIYVVTDPSDDDLLDPRPGTLRYGVTRDAPLWIIFARDMVIRLQQELMINNYKTIDGRGANVHIAYGASLTIQFVQHVIVHNLHIHDIKSGSGGNIRDSEQHWGIRTRSDGDGISIFGASNIWVDHISMFNCADGLIDAIEASTAITISNCHLTRHNDVILLGASDANSEDVKMQVTIAYNHFGQGLVQRMPRCRWGFVHVVNNDYTHWLMYAIGGSMHPTIICQGNRYLGPPNQAAKEVTHREYAEESVWKNWNWTSERDLQMNGAFFVQSGRDTTGGFSRQLLIKAKPGTAVGRLTRFSGALNCRPNRPC from the exons ATGGAGCTTTATGTtaaattcttctctttctctctgCTTGTCCTCGCCTCTGCTGCTCTGTCCTACGCCCACATCGCCGTCTTCGACGACTACTGGGCGAAGCGCGCCGCTGAGGCTCGCAACAATACGCTGAACGCCTACGTCTCCGATCCGGGGACCGTCGTCAACAATTTCAATGCGGGCTCAGCCAATCT CAGCACGAGGAGAAGCCTCCGGGGCAAAGGCAAGAGCGACGGCCCGTGCCTCGCGACGAACCCCATCGACCGATGCTGGCGGTGCCGCGATGATTGGGCGAGCGACCGCAAGCGTTTGGCGCGGTGCGCGAAGGGGTTCGGGCGCACCGCCTTGGGCGGCGTCCAAGGGCAGATCTACGTGGTGACCGACCCCTCCGACGACGACCTCTTGGACCCGCGCCCGGGGACGCTCCGGTACGGCGTCACCCGCGACGCGCCGCTGTGGATCATCTTCGCCCGCGACATGGTCATCCGCCTGCAGCAGGAGCTGATGATCAACAACTACAAGACGATCGACGGGCGGGGAGCCAACGTGCACATCGCCTACGGCGCCAGCCTCACCATCCAGTTCGTGCAGCACGTGATCGTCCACAACCTGCACATCCACGACATCAAATCCGGGTCCGGCGGTAACATCCGCGACTCCGAGCAGCACTGGGGCATCCGCACCCGCAGCGACGGCGACGGCATCAGCATCTTCGGCGCCTCCAACATATGGGTCGATCACATCTCCATGTTCAACTGCGCCGACGGTCTCATCGACGCCATCGAGGCCTCCACCGCCATCACCATCTCCAACTGCCATCTTACCCGCCACAATGAC GTGATCTTGTTGGGCGCCAGCGACGCGAATTCAGAGGATGTGAAGATGCAGGTGACGATTGCGTACAACCATTTCGGGCAAGGCCTTGTGCAGAGGATGCCAAG GTGCCGATGGGGATTCGTCCACGTAGTGAACAACGACTACACGCATTGGCTGATGTACGCCATCGGCGGCAGCATGCACCCCACCATCATCTGCCAAGGCAACAGATATCTCGGCCCACCAAATCAAGCCGCCAAAGAG GTGACGCACAGGGAATACGCGGAGGAATCCGTGTGGAAGAACTGGAACTGGACGTCGGAGAGGGACCTGCAAATGAACGGGGCCTTCTTCGTTCAGTCGGGCCGCGATACCACCGGTGGCTTCTCCAGGCAACTACTCATCAAGGCGAAGCCTGGGACGGCGGTCGGACGCCTCACTCGCTTCTCCGGTGCTCTCAACTGCCGCCCTAATCGCCCCTGCTGA
- the LOC122052114 gene encoding probable WRKY transcription factor 13 isoform X2, producing MFPSTSGAAKMNQQIGLVENPPISSFNFQPSLLPLSSSAYATVGGGDLVPIHGEDVGHHRIRSSNNIDLGSEGRSSKDKLGSSEVGIVQIHGMMSSKNDKANSSLAVGSTSMRMMKKKGKGMRRKMREPRFSFQTMSEVDVLDDGYKWRKYGQKVVKNTQHPRCTQENCRVKKRIERLAEDPRMVITTYEGRHVHSPSHDEEDWQAPSSKITLFW from the exons ATGTTTCCTTCCACTTCAGGTGCAGCGAAGATGAACCAGCAAATAGGTTTGGTGGAGAATCCTCCGATCAGCAGCTTCAACTTCcaaccttctcttcttcctttaagCTCTTCTGCTTACGCTACGGTTGGAGGAGGAGATCTTGTTCCCATACACGGAGAAGATGTTGGTCACCACCGTATTAGGTCTTCAAACAATATTGATTTAGG GTCAGAAGGTAGGTCATCCAAGGACAAGCTGGGATCATCGGAAGTTGGAATCGTGCAGATTCATGGCATGATGAGTAGCAAGAATGATAAGGCCAATAGCAGTTTGGCGGTCGGTTCGACTTCGATGAGGATGATGAAGAAGAAGGGAAAGGGtatgagaaggaagatgagggaGCCAAGGTTTAGCTTCCAGACGATGAGCGAGGTAGATGTGCTGGATGATGGCTACAAGTGGAGGAAGTATGGCCAGAAGGTTGTCAAGAACACACAACATCCAAG ATGCACACAGGAGAACTGCCGGGTGAAGAAGCGGATCGAACGGCTGGCAGAGGATCCGAGGATGGTGATCACGACGTACGAAGGGCGACACGTGCATTCTCCTTCGCACGACGAGGAGGATTGGCAAGCCCCGTCGTCCAAAATCACACTCTTTTGGTAG
- the LOC122052114 gene encoding probable WRKY transcription factor 13 isoform X1, with protein MFPSTSGAAKMNQQIGLVENPPISSFNFQPSLLPLSSSAYATVGGGDLVPIHGEDVGHHRIRSSNNIDLGSEGRSSKDKLGSSEVGIVQIHGMMSSKNDKANSSLAVGSTSMRMMKKKGKGMRRKMREPRFSFQTMSEVDVLDDGYKWRKYGQKVVKNTQHPRSYYRCTQENCRVKKRIERLAEDPRMVITTYEGRHVHSPSHDEEDWQAPSSKITLFW; from the exons ATGTTTCCTTCCACTTCAGGTGCAGCGAAGATGAACCAGCAAATAGGTTTGGTGGAGAATCCTCCGATCAGCAGCTTCAACTTCcaaccttctcttcttcctttaagCTCTTCTGCTTACGCTACGGTTGGAGGAGGAGATCTTGTTCCCATACACGGAGAAGATGTTGGTCACCACCGTATTAGGTCTTCAAACAATATTGATTTAGG GTCAGAAGGTAGGTCATCCAAGGACAAGCTGGGATCATCGGAAGTTGGAATCGTGCAGATTCATGGCATGATGAGTAGCAAGAATGATAAGGCCAATAGCAGTTTGGCGGTCGGTTCGACTTCGATGAGGATGATGAAGAAGAAGGGAAAGGGtatgagaaggaagatgagggaGCCAAGGTTTAGCTTCCAGACGATGAGCGAGGTAGATGTGCTGGATGATGGCTACAAGTGGAGGAAGTATGGCCAGAAGGTTGTCAAGAACACACAACATCCAAG GAGCTACTATAGATGCACACAGGAGAACTGCCGGGTGAAGAAGCGGATCGAACGGCTGGCAGAGGATCCGAGGATGGTGATCACGACGTACGAAGGGCGACACGTGCATTCTCCTTCGCACGACGAGGAGGATTGGCAAGCCCCGTCGTCCAAAATCACACTCTTTTGGTAG
- the LOC122031372 gene encoding uncharacterized protein LOC122031372: MWIYFISISRANTGESATSPPNAALLHDFETSSESSTTDSGKESVADDVADEPEKQICLKSSMKKPLSDCSVPAAQDVKADDSSLESPSSTFGFAKRRKVQWTDACGKELLEIKEFEIRYSLILSESESTDTGEVALTLLCVN, encoded by the exons ATGTGGATTTACTTCATCTCCATCAGTCGTGCCAACACAGGAGAAAGTGCAACATCACCTCCTAATGCAGCTCTGCTACATGATTTTGAAACTTCCTCAGAATCTTCCACTACTGATAGTGGCAAGGAATCTGTTGCGGATGATGTAGCTGATGAGCCTGAAAAACAGATATGTCTCAAGAGTAGCATGAAGAAACCACTTTCAGATTGCTCTGTTCCAGCTGCACAAGACGTTAAAGCAGATGATTCGTCACTAGAATCACCGAGTAGCACATTTGGATTTGCCAAAAGAAGGAAAGTACAGTGGACTGATGCATGTGGGAAGGAACTTTTGGAAATTAAGGAGTTTGAGATCAG ATATtcgctgatcctgtccgagagtgagTCGACGGACACTGGGGAGGTGGCGCTCACATTACTGTGCGTCAACTga